CAGCTGCTGCCGTGCACGCAGCTGGAGCAGCCCTCGAGGTCGCTGACCCGGATCGCGCGCACGTCGTTGAGTTGCGGCGAGTGCTTCCAGATGTCGATGAAGGCCTGCTCGCGCACGTTGCCCACCTTGTAGGGGAACTGCACGCAGGGGAACACGTCGCCGTAGGGCGAAACGTAGCAGGCGGTGTGGCCGGCGCTGCAGGGCAGGGTCTTGTAAGCCTCTTCCAGTGGCGTGGGACCGCTGGGAGGTGCGAGCAGGCGCTCCACCTGGTCGCCGAGCAGGGAGGTGTCGTGCATGATCCCGGCAAGCCGGGCCGGATCCATGTTGAGGTCGACGATGCCGCGGTCGCCATCCATCATCGGGGTGATGGTGGCGTCCACGGTATAGCCAACACCCATGTCGTCGGCAAGCGCCTGCACCTGCTTGTAATGGTCGGCGTTCTGCGCCATCAACACATTGGCCAGAGACACCTTGACGCCGGCGTCGCGGAGATAGCGGATCCCTTCGATCGTGCGTTTGAAGGAGCCGGGCAGCTTGGTGATCTCGTCCTGTGTGGCGGCATCGTGCGAATACAGGCTGATCTGCACAGAATCCACGCCCAATTCGGCGATTCGCCTGGCTTTCGCTTCCCGGATCATCACTGCGTTCGTCTTCAGCTTCACCGAGAACTGCAGCTTGCGCGCATGTTCAACGATGGCGAAAAGGTCCTGGCGCATGAAGA
Above is a genomic segment from Thermomonas aquatica containing:
- a CDS encoding radical SAM/SPASM domain-containing protein, whose product is MSLMHQMGTRALELGIPLSVQLDLTYRCNERCVHCYLDHEDHGEMTTSEMLDLLDQLSAAGVFFLTLSGGEIFMRQDLFAIVEHARKLQFSVKLKTNAVMIREAKARRIAELGVDSVQISLYSHDAATQDEITKLPGSFKRTIEGIRYLRDAGVKVSLANVLMAQNADHYKQVQALADDMGVGYTVDATITPMMDGDRGIVDLNMDPARLAGIMHDTSLLGDQVERLLAPPSGPTPLEEAYKTLPCSAGHTACYVSPYGDVFPCVQFPYKVGNVREQAFIDIWKHSPQLNDVRAIRVSDLEGCSSCVHGSSCTRCPGLAYLEGNMRGPSIQDCEKSFARTGVPSKNLQRKQGREIPLQVLVA